The Dehalogenimonas lykanthroporepellens BL-DC-9 genome includes a window with the following:
- a CDS encoding ribosomal protein S20 (KEGG: cag:Cagg_2972 ribosomal protein S20~TIGRFAM: ribosomal protein S20~PFAM: ribosomal protein S20), protein MANTKSAKKDILTSAKRAERNKSARSALKTTIRKAEKAIASGEGTENALIASQSALDIAAKKGIIHANTAARKKSRLAKKLNAA, encoded by the coding sequence TTGGCTAATACCAAAAGTGCGAAAAAGGATATTTTAACTTCGGCCAAGCGCGCTGAGCGCAATAAATCCGCCCGTAGCGCCTTGAAGACGACCATACGTAAAGCGGAGAAAGCTATCGCCAGTGGAGAGGGTACTGAAAATGCCCTGATTGCCAGCCAGAGCGCCCTGGATATTGCGGCTAAGAAAGGCATCATCCATGCCAATACTGCCGCACGGAAGAAAAGCCGTCTGGCGAAAAAACTGAACGCCGCCTAA